The sequence CCACCAGATCGCCGGGAAGATCATGACCATGACGCCCAACCAGAAGTTCGGCGTCGCCAGGCCGATGATGGCGACCGAGCGCCCCACGTAGTCGGCGGCCGTATCCTGGCGCATCGCCGAGTAGATGCCGATTGGCAGCGCTACTATCAAGCCGATTACGATTGCCATGAAACCGAGCTCGATGGTCACCGGCAATCTACTTCCTATCTCCTCCTCTACTCGCACAGCGCCGCGTATCAGTGATTCGCCAAGGCTGCCCTGGAGCAGGCCTCTATAGAAGGTTTCACCGGTAATCCAGCCGGGGGTCGGCAGCACTCCCAGCCAGCGTCCATACTGCACGTGCACAGGCACGTCCAACCCCAGATAACGCTCCAGAGCTTCGCGGTCAATGTGGCCAGTTTGCCCGTCAAATTGTTGCATCCTGATCACCATCAGGTCTATTACGTCGCCGGGGATGAACCGGACAGACAGAAAGACCAGGATGCTCAATATGAACAAGGTGGGGATTATGAGCAGTAACCGCCTGATGATGTAGGCTCTCATGTGATGCAACCGAGGTGCCTTATCCCGCGCAGGAGCTGCCGCGAATCCAGCTTAGGGTGTCGCACTGCCGGCGGTGGTTGATGAGGACGCTGTTCGCTTCAACCGCGCACCTCGCGGTCCCCATGAGGGAGCTGGGAGCTGAACGCCTCCCAGCCCCCTTTTCCCTTCAGGTCAGCCACACGCGGTGAACCCCCTAACGACCCATTTCCTCCTTCAGCGCACTATCAATCCAGAGGCGGGCGAAGACATCATTATTTCGACTTCTCCCGAAACCGCCTTCGCCGTTGTAGCCTGTCACCCACGGCTGGTGCACGTTGAACGCTGGGCCCATGGCCCCCCAGATCATCCAATGCTGCTCTATGCTGTACATGTCCATGTTCTTGATCAAGCTCATCTGCTGCTCCTCAGTGGCAGCAGCCAGCATCTCTTCATACCAGGCGTCATATTGCGCGTCGCTGATCTTGTTCCAGACAAAGCCGCTCGAAAATGTTTCCATTTGCCTGGCTGGAAAAGCCTTGACGCCCGAGACCCACGAATGGGCTCCAACATTGGGATCTTGCGCACTGGGACCATAGTCAGCCCCAGGGGTGTGATCAATGTCGACATGAATGCCAATCTCACGCCAGTATGAAACCATTAATTCAGCATAGTTGATGTCAAAATCACCGCGATCCAGCCACACAAGATTGGTTTCGAATCTGATGCCGTCGGCGCCGCGCGGATAGCCAGCCTCATCAAGGAGCTTCTCGGCCCCC is a genomic window of Spirochaetaceae bacterium containing:
- a CDS encoding ABC transporter permease, which translates into the protein MRAYIIRRLLLIIPTLFILSILVFLSVRFIPGDVIDLMVIRMQQFDGQTGHIDREALERYLGLDVPVHVQYGRWLGVLPTPGWITGETFYRGLLQGSLGESLIRGAVRVEEEIGSRLPVTIELGFMAIVIGLIVALPIGIYSAMRQDTAADYVGRSVAIIGLATPNFWLGVMVMIFPAIWWGWSPPMEWIPLTEDPLGNIGVFIIPSLILGTALSAATMRMTRTMVLEVLRQDYIRTAWSKGLKERVVIMRHALKNAFMPILTLVGMQFPILVGGSVIMENIFNLPGLGRLMVMALIERDYPVVSGVNLFFASAVVGINLMIDLIYPYLDPRVRYS